The genomic interval GCTGACAATCGAAGCTACTTCTTGCAGGCTTCCCGCATGGCGAAAGCACCGTCAGTAAAGTGGACGCGCGAGCATCGGCTCATTGCCCTGAATCTTTACTGCAAGCTTCCGTTCGGGAAACTCCACAAGGGAAACCCCATCATCAAGGAAGTGGCGGCGAAAATGGGCCGCACCGCAAGCAGTCTAGCAATCAAGCTGTGCAACTTCGCGTCGCTCGATCCCGTGCTTCAGGTGCGCGGAATTGTTGGAATGACCGGGGCGGCCAACGACGACCGGGTTCTTTGGACGGAATTTCAGGAAAACTTGGCAGGCCTTGGCGCAGAGAGCGAAGAGTTGCTCCATGACCTGTTCACGAAAGACGAAACGAAGGAAGTGGATTTCCTGTCGCGCGACAATGTTCGCCTCGTCGCACCAAGTGGGCCAACGGAAATGCAGGCGACGGTCAAAGTCCGGCGCGGCCAGCAGTTCTTTCGGCAAGCGGTGCTGACCGCATATGACGTGCGTTGCTGCATCAGCGGCATCAATGTCCCTCGTTTGCTGGTGGCAAGTCACATCAAGCCGTGGGGCAGATTTCCCGCCGACCGGCTCAATCCGCGCAACGGACTTTGTCTCTCGACACTCCATGACGCAGCTTTCGACGCCGGACTCATCACGCTGGATGACAAATTGGGCGTGGTCCTCAGCAAACGGCTAAAGAGGTTCTTCCCACAACCAGCGCTTGAACAAAACTTCGTCCCGTTCGAGGGGCAACCAATCCGACTCCCAGAGAAACTGGCGGAGCCGGGCAGCGAATTTTTACGCTACCATCGCGACGAAGTGTTTCAGGCATAACCCGCAAGCGGGCTACGTTCTGGCCGAAGGTTGTAAGAGTCTTATCCCTGACAGGCATGGCGCGTATCATGCGCCGGAGGATGCCTTTCAGTCTGTGGACTATCGGCTACAAAGTTGGTTGAGGGCGA from Verrucomicrobiia bacterium carries:
- a CDS encoding HNH endonuclease; translation: MAKAPSVKWTREHRLIALNLYCKLPFGKLHKGNPIIKEVAAKMGRTASSLAIKLCNFASLDPVLQVRGIVGMTGAANDDRVLWTEFQENLAGLGAESEELLHDLFTKDETKEVDFLSRDNVRLVAPSGPTEMQATVKVRRGQQFFRQAVLTAYDVRCCISGINVPRLLVASHIKPWGRFPADRLNPRNGLCLSTLHDAAFDAGLITLDDKLGVVLSKRLKRFFPQPALEQNFVPFEGQPIRLPEKLAEPGSEFLRYHRDEVFQA